The window GCCCCGGCAAATGGCTGCAAACTATGCGGCCGGATTGTCGCACCGCCAAGCATAAGGCCCGAACTGGAGAAAAACCCGTGTCCAACGTAGATGATCACGCAGGCACCCGGAGGGACTTCCTCTATTATGCCACGGCCGGGACCGGTGTGGTGGCCGCAGGGGCCGCTGGCTGGACCCTCGTCAACCAGATGAACCCGTCTGCAGACGTTCAGGCGCTGTCGTCGATCCAGGTCGATGTAAGCACCCTTTCTGTCGGCACGCAGCTGACGGTGAAATGGTTGGGCAAGCCCGTGTTCATCCGCCGCCGCACACCCGAAGAGATCGAGGCAGGCCGCGCCGTCGATCTGGGCGATCTGATCGACCAGAACGCCGAGAACGCCAACCTGCCGGGCGAACCCGCGACAGACGAGAATCGCACCCTGGACGAAGCCGGCGAATGGCTGGTCCAGATCGGTGTCTGCACCCATCTGGGCTGCGTGCCCATCGGCGAGGGCGCTGGCGACTTCGGTGGCTGGTTTTGCCCCTGTCACGGTAGCCACTACGACACTGCCGGACGTATCCGCCGCGGCCCCGCGCCGCAGAACATGCATATCCCGGTGGCGGTGTTCCTGAACGAAACCACCATTCAACTGGGCTGAGGAGGGCACGCTATGGCCGGAATTCCGCACGACCACTACGAGCCCAAGTCAGGCTTTGAAAAGTGGCTCAACCGCCGTTTGCCGGTGGTGGGCATCCTTTACGACACGCTGATGATCCCCACTCCCAAGAACCTGAACTGGATGTGGATCTGGGGCATCGTTCTTGCCTTCTGCCTGGTGCTGCAGATCGCGACCGGCATCGTGCTGGCGATGCATTACACGCCGCAGGTCGACATGGCCTTCGCCAGCGTCGAACATATCATGCGCAACGTGAATGGCGGCTATATGCTGCGTTACCTGCACGCAAATGGCGCCTCGCTGTTCTTCCTTGCCGTCTACATGCACATTTTCCGCGGCCTCTATTACGGCAGCTACAAGGCCCCGCGCGAGGTCACCTGGATCATCGGCATGCTGATCTATCTGGCGATGATGGCCACTGCGTTCATGGGCTATGTGCTGCCCTGGGGCCAGATGTCGTTCTGGGGCGCCACGGTGATCACCGGCCTGTTCGGCGCGATCCCCGGCATCGGCGAACCGATCCAGACCTGGCTGCTGGGCGGCCCGGCTGTGGACAACGCCACGCTGAACCGCTTTTTCTCGCTGCACTACCTGCTGCCCTTCGTGATCGCCGGGCTGGTGATCGTCCATATCTGGGCCTTCCACACCACCGGCAACAACAACCCGACCGGCATCGAGGTGCGCCGCACCAGCAAGGAAGAAGCCGAGAAAGACACGCTGCCCTTCTGGCCCTATTTCGTCATAAAGGACGTCTTTGCGCTGGCCGTCATTCTGGTGGTGTTCTTCGCGGTCGTGGGCTTCATGCCGAACTATCTGGGCCACCCCGATAACTATATCGAGGCGAACCCGCTGGCGACGCCCGCACATATTGTGCCGGAATGGTACTTCTTGCCCTTCTACGCGATCCTGCGCGCCTTTACCGCCGATGTCTGGGTGGTGATGCTGGTCGAATGGCTCAGCTTTGGCATCATCGACGCCAAGTTCTTCGGCGTGCTGGCCATGTTCGGCGCCATCATCGTGATGGTGCTGGTGCCCTGGCTGGATACCAGCCGCGTGCGCTCGGGCCGTTACCGCCCGCAATTCAAGTGGTGGTTCTGGCTTCTGGCCGTCGATTTCGTCGTGCTGATGTGGGTGGGCGCCATGCCTGCCGAGGGGATCTATCCCTACATCGCGCTGGCTGGATCGGCCTATTGGTTTGGCTATTTCCTGATCATCCTGCCGCTGCTGGGTGTGACCGAAAAGCCCGAGCCGATGCCACAGACCATCGAGCAGGACTTCAACGAACACTACCGGGCTGATGCCCACCCCGCCGAGTAAGGAGAGCCGAGAATGACTCTGAGAACCAAGACGCTCTCGGCCGTTTCGGCCCTGCTGATCGGCACCGCCGGCTTTGCGTTGGCGCAGGATGCGCAGACGACCGAGCAGCCCGAAGTGCCCGTCGTGGTGCCGGAAGGCACAGGCGAGGCCGACGCACCTGCCGCCGATGCGGCACCTGAAGCCGATGCCGCAGAGCCTGCGACAGACGCCACCGAGGCCGTTACCGCAGAACCGGCGGCTGACGCCGTAGAAGTGGAAGCCGCGGAACCCGAGGCCGAGGCCGCAGAACCTGCCGCGGATGCCGCAGAGCCTGAGGCCGAAGCAGCGGAACCTGCGACCGAAGAACCTGCAGCCGAAGATGCGGCGGCGGAAGAACCTGCCGCAGAGCCCGCAGCCGAGGCCGAAGAGGAACCCGCAGCCGAAGACACGGCCGCAGATGTTGCGCCTGAGGAAACGGTTGCCGGTGAAGAAGCTGCCGCAGAAGTGCCGGCAGACGAATCCGCTGATCAGACCGAGGCCGAAGAAACCGCGCAGGACGAGGCTGCACCGGCCGCTGATGAGGCGGCTGTCGAGACCACCGACGCCGAACAGGACGCGGCTGCGGGCGACGAAGCCGCCGCGGATACGGCCGAGGCACCCGAGGCTGACGCCGCAGAAGGCGAAACCACAGCCGAGGCTGATGGGGCCGACGAACACGCCGCCGACGAAGAGCACGCCGAAGACGGCGATCACGAAGCCGCTGCTGATCACGGCGCCGGTCATATCGAAGACATCGCCTTCAGTTTCGAAGGCCCGTTCGGCACCTTTGATCAGTTCCAGCTTCAGCGTGGCCTGCAGGTCTATACCGAGGTCTGCGCCGCCTGCCACGGCATGAAGCAGGTGCCGATTCGCACCCTGTCCAATGAAGGCGGCCCTGCGCTGCCCGAGGATCAGGTTCGCGCCTATGCGGTCGATCTGACCCAAATCTTCGACCCCGAACTGGGCGAAGATCGCGACCGTCTGCCCACCGACCATTTCCCCACCGTGACCGGCGACGGCATGGGGCCGGATCTGTCGCTCATGGCCAAGGCGCGCGCGGGCTTCCATGGCCCCTACGGCACCGGGATTAGCCAGCTGATCAACGGCATCGGCGGACCGGAATATATCCACGCCGTTCTTGCAGGCTATACCGGCGAAGATATGGAACAGGCCGGGACGGTGCTTTACGAAAACACCGCCTTCCCCGGCGGCTATATCGGGATGCCGCCGCCCCTGTCGGACGATCTGGTCACCTATGAGGACGGAACCCCCGCGACCGTCGATCAGATGTCGCGCGACGTGTCGGCCTTTCTGATGTGGACCGCCGAGCCCAAGATGATGGCGCGCAAGCAGGTCGGACTGGTTTCGGTCCTGTTCCTGATCGTGCTGTCGGCTCTGCTGTTCTACACCAACAAGCGGCTTTGGGCGCCCCACAAGGGCAAGCACTAAGGCGCGGATCATAGCGTGTTGCGCTCAGGCTTGACGTGACACCGGGAACGCGCCCCTCGCAGGGCGCGTTTCGTTTTTCTGGCCTGGCTTCTTCCCTGTGCCAGATTGTCGAAACGGAGGCAGGATCACATGACCATCTGGAACCTGGGCTCGATCAATATCGACAAGGCTTACCGTCTGCGCCATATGCCAAGGCCGGGCGAGACGCTGGCGGCAACCGGGTTTCACAAGGGTTTGGGCGGCAAGGGCGCCAACCAGTCGCTGGCGGCTGCCCGCGCCGGCGCGTCGGTGGTGCATCTGGGTGCAGCCGCCCGCGCCGATGACTGGGTTGTCGGCCGCCTGACCGCCTCTGGTGTCGATACCACGCATATCGTTCGGCACCACGATCAGGCCACCGGCCATGCGATCATTCTGCTGGATGACGAGGGCGAGAATTCGATCGTCATCCATGGCGGCGCCAACCGCACCTTGCAGCTGGACCAGTTCAAATCGGCCATCGCCCGCATGAAGGGCGGCGATTTCCTGTTGATGCAGAACGAGACCAACCTGCAGGTCGAACTGGCACAGATCGCGGCCAAGCGCTCGGTTCGCGTCGTCTATTCGGCGGCGCCCTTCGACATCGACGCCCTGCGCGCCGTTCTGCCCCATATCTCGATCATCGCCGTGAACGAGGGCGAGGCCGCGCAGCTGACCGATCTTCTGGGCGGTGATCCGGATGTCGAGGGCATGCTGATCACGCGCGGCGCCGAAGGGGCCGAATATCGCGATTTGCGCGATGACCGGCATTTTCAGGTGCCCGCCTTTGCGGTTGATGTGGTCGATACGACGGGCGCCGGCGATTGCTTTGCCGGCTATTTCGTTGCCAGCCTGGACCGGGACGAGGATATCCCCTCGGCGCTGCGTCTGGCGGCGGCTGCGGCGGCGCTGAAGGTGACGCGACGCGGTGCGGGCGATGCGATCCCCAAGCTGGCCGAAGTGGAACAATTTCTGGCGGAACAATCATGACCCATGCGATCTCTCAACCCGCGCTGACCCTTGATGGTGCCGATTTTCCGGTGCGCCGCATTTTCTGCATCGGGCGGAACTATGCCGACCACGCCGCCGAGATGGGCAATGAGGTCGACCGGGAAAAGCCGTTCTTCTTCACCAAATCCGCCCATGCGCTGACAGCACCGGGCGATGTTCCTTATCCGCCCGGCACCGAGGATTTGCATCACGAGGTTGAACTGGTGCTGGCCATCGGCACCGAGCTTGACGATGCGTCGCCCGAACAGGCCGCCGCCGCCATTGTCGGGCGCGCCGTCGGTCTGGACATGACCCGCCGTGATCTGCAGGGCGAGGCCAAGGACAAGCGCCGTCCTTGGGATGCCGCCAAGGATTTCGACCATTCGGCAATCATCGCGCCCCTGTCCAGCGCCGCCGCCGGGCCGGGCATTCGCCTGTCGGTCAATGGCGCGGTCCGTCAGGACGGCGCGCTGGAACAGATGATCTTTTCCGAGGCCGAGATCGTGGCCTTTCTGTCCAGCCTTTATACGCTGATGCCCGGCGATCTGATCATGACCGGCACACCGGCGGGCGTCGGTGCGGTAACACGCGGCGACAGCCTGCATGCGGAAATCGACGGGTTGCCGGTGCTGGACGCGCGGATCGTCTAGCCGATCTGGCCGCGCACGCCGCCGGTCTGCGCGCGATCCATCAGCAGGTGATCCAGAATCACACATGCCGCCATCGCCTCGGCCACCGGCACCGCACGGATGCCCACGCAGGGGTCGTGGCGGCCCTTGGTGATCAACTCGATCTCTTCGCCCTTGTCGTTGATCGCGCGGCGTGGGGTGGTGATCGAACTGGTCGGCTTGATCGAAAACCGCACCACGATATCCTGCCCGCTGCTGATCCCGCCCAATATGCCGCCGGCATGGTTTGACAGGAAATACGGCCCCTGATTGCCCATGCGGATCTCGTCGGCGTTATCGGTGCCGGTCATTGCGGCGGCCCCCATGCCTTCGCCAATCTCGACGCCCTTGACGGCATTGATCGACATCATCGCAGCCGCCAGATCGGTGTCCAGCTTGGCATAGACCGGCGCGCCCAGACCCGCAGGGCAGCCCTGCACCAGAACCTCGATGGCAGCGCCGACGCTGTTCTGATCCTTGCGGATGCCGTCCAGATAATCGGACCAGTCCTGCACCGCCGTCGCATCGGGCAGAAAGAACGGATTGTCGTTGATCGCGCCCGCGTCAAACGCCTCGCGGTTCAGATGCAGCGCGCCCATCTGCACCATGTAACCGGTGATCTTCAGGTCAGGCAGCAACTGCGCCAGCACCGCCTGCGCCACACCGCCTGCGGCAACCCGCGCCGCCGTTTCCCGCGCAGATGATCGCCCGCCCCCGCGATAATCGCGATGGCCGTATTTCATCTGATAGGTGATATCGGCATGGCCGGGGCGAAACGCACGCGCAATATCGCCGTAATCCTTGCTGCGCTGATCGGTGTTTTCGATCATCAACTGGATGGGTGTGCCGGTCGTCAGCCCCTCGAATACGCCCGACAGAATGCGCACCGCGTCTGCTTCCTTGCGCTGCGTGGTGTGCTTGCTGGTGCCGGGGCGGCGGCGGTCCATGAACTGCTGGATATAGGCCTCGTCCAGCTTTACGCCGGGCGGCACGCCATCGACGGTCGCGCCGAGGGCAGGGCCGTGGCTTTCGCCCCAGGTGGTGAACCGGAATTCGCGGCCAAAGGTGTTATAGCTCATGCGGTGTCTCCGGTCAGGGATTTGAGTTCATAGATCAGGTCCAGCGCCTCGCGCGGGCTCAGCGTATCGGGGTGGATATCCTTCATCCGCAGGTCCACAGGGTTGTCTTTGGGCGTGGCGGCAGCGGGCGCCGGGGGAATCGCGCGGAACAAGGGCAGGTCATCGATCAGGGCGGCGGGACGTGTGGCCCCCTCGCGCTCGCCCGATTCCAGCGCGTCCAGCACCTCGCGCGCGCGCTCGACGACAGATGCAGGCAGGCCGGCCAACCGCGCCACCTGCACCCCATAGCTGCGATCGGCGGCACCCTTGCGGACCTCGTGCAGAAAGATCACCTCGCCTTCCCATTCGCGCACCGTGACGGTGGCGTTTTCGACGCCGTCCAGCTTGGCGGTCAGGGCCGTCATTTCGTGGTAGTGCGTGGCAAACAGAGCGCGACAACGGTTGGCCGCGTGCAGATGCTCCATCACCGCCCAGGCGATGCTGAGGCCATCCCAGGTCGCGGTGCCACGTCCGATTTCGTCCAGAATCACCAGCGCGTGGTCATCGGCCTGGTTGAGGATCGCGGCGGTCTCGACCATCTCGACCATAAAGGTCGACCGGCCCCGCGCCAGATCGTCAGCCGCACCGACGCGGCTGAAAAGCTGGCTGACCATGCCGATATGGGCGCGGCGGGCCGGCACGAACGCACCGGCTTGCGCCAGCACCGCGATAAGGGCGTTCTGGCGCAGAAACGTCGATTTACCGGCCATGTTCGGCCCGGTCAGCAGCCAGATCGCAGGCGTGTCGCCGCTGGTCAGGTCACAATCATTGGCGACAAACGCCTCGGCCTTGCGTTTCAGCGCGCGTTCGACGACCGGATGCCGGCCGCCCTCGATGACGAAGGCGCGGCTGTCATCGACGCGGGGCCGGGTCCAGCTTTCGCCCGACGCGATATCGGCGAAACCGGCGGCAAGGTCGATCTCAGCCAGCGCGCGGGCGGCCTGTCCGATCTGCGGCGCGCGTTCCAGCACAGCCTCGCGCAGCCGCTCAAAGACCGCACGCTCGATCTGCAAGGCGCGGTCGCGTGCGTTCAGGATGCGGGTTTCCAGCTCTGACAGCTCGACGGTGGTAAAGCGGATCTGGTTGGCCGTGGTCTGCCGGTGAATAAAGGTCTCGCTCAGCGGTGGCGCCATCATCTTTTCGGCATGCGTGGTCGTGGTCTCGATGAAATAGCCCAGCACATTGTTGTGCTTGATCTTGAGGCTTTGCACGCCGGCCAGCGCCGCATAATCCGATTGCATCCTGGCGATGACGCCCCGGCCCTCGTCGCGCAGGCGACGGGTCTCGTCCAGATCCTCGTCATAGTCCGGCGCGACAAAGCCGCCGTCGCGGGTCAGCAGGGGCGGCTCGGCCACCAAGGCATCGTCCAGCAACTGGATCAGCGCGTCATGACCCGTCAGATCCCGCACGGCCTGACGCAGCACCTGCGCCGCATCCGCCGGGAACCGCGTGGCGATCTCTGCGCCCTGGCTCAGCCCCGCCCGGATCGCTGCCAGATCGCGCGGCCCGCCCCGGTCCAGCGCCAGACGCGACAGCGCGCGATCCATGTCGGGCGCAAGTGCCAGTGCCGCCCGCAGATCGGCGGACAGACGGGCGTCCTCGACCAGTTGCGCGACGGCCTCTTGCCGCGCATGGATCAGCGCCAGATCACGCGACGGCGCGCTGATGCGACGTTCTAGCAACCGCGCGCCCGCCGCCGTCACCGTGCGGTCGATGGCCGTCAGCAGGCTGCCTTCGCGCCCGCCCGACAGCGCCTGCGTCAGTTCCAGATTGCGCCGCGTTGCCGCGTCGATCTGCATTGCGCCGCTGGCCCGCTCGCGAACCGGCGGGCGCAGCAGGGGCAGGTTCCCCTTTTGCGTCAGTTCCAGATAATCGACGATCGCGCCCATGGCCGACAGTTCAGCCCGGCTGAAAGCGCCAAAGCCGTCCAGCGTCTCGACCTTGAACAAGGCACATAGCCGCCGCGTGCCCGATGCGCTGTCAAAGGCGCCGGGCGGCAGTCCGGTCAGCGCGGCACCCGCATCACCTGCCAGATCGTCCAGCCCCGATCCGTCAACCGCCAGCAATTCGCGCGGCGCAAGACGGGCCAGTTCGGGTGCCAGACGCGACATCGGGCAGTCCATCACCTGAAACGCGCCGGTCGAGATATCGACCCAGGCCAGCGCCGCCTGATCGCGAACCTGCGCGAAAGCGGCCAGAAAGTTGTGGCGCCGCGCCTCCAGCAGCGCCTCTTCGGTCAGGGTGCCGGGCGTGACCAGCCGCACCACATCGCGGGCAACAACGGATTTGGAACCGCGCTTCTTGGCCTCGGCCGGGTCCTCCATCTGCTCGGCGATGGCCACGCGAAACCCCTTGCGGATCAGCGTCAGCAGATAGCTTTCGGCCGCATGAAACGGCACGCCGCACATCGGAATCGGCTGCCCCTCATGCGTGCCGCGTTTGGTCAGCGCAATGTCCAGCGCGGCGGCGGCAGCGACGGCATCGTCAAAGAACATCTCGTAGAAATCACCCATGCGATAGAACAGCAGCGCGCCGGGATTGGCCTCCCGGATCGCCAGATATTGCGCCATCATTGGTGTGGGCTGATCGGACATGCGTACCCTTGCCTGTGCTTCGGGCTGTTTCTAGCGACTTGCGTACGGCTGGGGAACCACTACATTCAAGCCTACCTCGGGGTGCCCGTTCAGGGCTGAGACGCAATAGCGGACCCGTTGAACCTGATCCGGCCTAAAAACCGGCGGAGGGAAGGTTGTCGTGATCCTTTCTTTCGGAACCTGAACCAAAGGAGGACACGGATGAACACCCGTATTCTGGCCGCCGCATTGCTGGCTGCAAGCCCCGCCATCGCACAGGACCAGCCGGTGCTGACCGTCTATGCCGGCGATTATATCGTCAGCGAATGGGGCCCGGGCCCAAAGATCGAAGAGGGGTTCGAGGCCTTTTGCGACTGCGATCTGCAATTCGTGACCGGCGATATCCTGCCGCGCATCCTGATCGAGGGCGAGGCGACCGAGGCCGATATCGTCTTTGGCCTCAACACCGATGTGACCGCACGGGCGCGGGCCTCTGGCCTCTTTGCGCCGCATGGTCAGCTGACCGATGATCTGTCGCTGCCGGTCGAATGGACCGATGACACCTTCCTGCCCTATAACTGGGGCGAGACCGCATTCGTCTATGACGACACGCGGCTGGAAAATCCGCCCGCCAGTTTCGCTGAATTGCTGGACGCGCCCGATGATCTCAAAATCGTCATCCAGGACCCGCGCTCGTCGATTTCGGGGCTGGCCTTGCTGCTCTGGGTGCAGGGGATCTATGGCGACGACGCGCCCGAGGCCTGGGCAAAGCTGGCGCCCAAGGTGCTGACCGTGACCAAGGGCTGGTCTGAATCCTACGGCATGTTCACCGATGGAGAGGCCGATATGGTGCTGTCCTACACCACCTCGCCCGCCTACCATATCGCCGCCGAGGATGACCTGACCAAACACGCCGCCATCTTTCCCGAGGGGCATTATTTCATGGCCGAGCTGACGGCGCAGCTAAAGGGCACCGATCAGCCGGGACTGGCGCAGTCCTTCATGGACTGGGTGCTGACGCCCGAATTCCAGTCGACGATCCCGCTGGCCAACTGGTCGCTGCCGGCCAAACTGGCCGAGGCCGACTGGCCCGAGGTCATGCGCGATCTGCCGCGGCCCGAAAAGACACTGTTCTACAGTGAAGACGAGGCGGAAAGCCTGCGCAAACCGGCGCTGGATGAATGGCTGACGGCGTTTTCCCGTTAAGATCCGGCATCGGCGGGGCGGTCACGGCTGCCCTGCTGGCTGCGCTGATCCTTGGCACGCTGACCGCCGTTGCCGTCTATGCGGGCGGGCTGTCGGGGCTGGGGCGTTGGGATTGGCAGGCGGTGTGGTTCACCGTCTGGCAGGCGGTCGTTTCCGCCAGCCTGTCGGCGCTGCTGGCGGTGCCCGTCGCCCGCGCGCTGGCGCGGCGCGATTTTCCGGGCCGCGCGGTGCTGGTCACGCTGTTGGGCGCGCCGTTCATCCTGCCGGTGATCGTGGCGATCATGGGGCTGATCTCGGTTTTCGGGCGCAACGGCTTTCTGAACGACGGGCTCAGGGCCTTTGGCCTGCCCGAGATCAGCATCTATGGCTGGCAGGGCGTCATTCTGGCGCATGTGTTCTTTAACCTGCCGCTGTCGGTGCGCCTGATCCTGCAAGGCTGGCAGGCGATCCCGTCCGAGCGGTTTCGGCTGGCGGCCAGTCTGGGTTTTGCACCCGGCGACATCGCGCGGCATCTGGAACGCCCGATGCTGCGCGCGGTGCTGCCCGGTGTGTGGCTGGCGGTGTTTCTGGTCTGCCTGACCTCGTTTACCGTCGCGCTGGCTTTGGGTGGCGGGCCAAAGGCCGCCACGGTCGAACTGGCGATCTATCAGGCTTTCCGCTTTGATTTCGATATGGGCCGCGCGGCGACACTGGGGCTGGTGCAGGTGGCGCTGTGTCTTTGCGCGATGGCGCTGGCCAGCCGCGTGACGATCCCTTCGGCCTTTGGTGCAGGCATGGACGCGGCTGCGTCGTGGCGCGGGCCGCGCGGCTGGGGCCGCGTCGTGGATGTGCTGGCGATCGGGCTGGCGACGGTGTTTCTGCTTTGGCCGATGCTCAGCGTCATGGCCGACGGCATCCCGCGCATTGCGGCGCTCGATGCGTCGGTCTGGGCGGCGGCCCTGCGCTCGGTCATCATGGCGTTGATCTCGGCGGCGCTGGCGCTGGCGCTTGGGCTGACGCTGGCGCTGACGATTGCGCGCGGGGCGGGCCGTTGGGTCGAGGTCGCGGGCATGCTGCCGATCATTGCCTCGCCTCTGGTGCTGGGCACCGGGCTTTACCTCATCTTGCGCGCATGGGTCACGCCGCAGCAGATC is drawn from Paracoccus tegillarcae and contains these coding sequences:
- the petA gene encoding ubiquinol-cytochrome c reductase iron-sulfur subunit codes for the protein MSNVDDHAGTRRDFLYYATAGTGVVAAGAAGWTLVNQMNPSADVQALSSIQVDVSTLSVGTQLTVKWLGKPVFIRRRTPEEIEAGRAVDLGDLIDQNAENANLPGEPATDENRTLDEAGEWLVQIGVCTHLGCVPIGEGAGDFGGWFCPCHGSHYDTAGRIRRGPAPQNMHIPVAVFLNETTIQLG
- the petB gene encoding cytochrome b, which encodes MAGIPHDHYEPKSGFEKWLNRRLPVVGILYDTLMIPTPKNLNWMWIWGIVLAFCLVLQIATGIVLAMHYTPQVDMAFASVEHIMRNVNGGYMLRYLHANGASLFFLAVYMHIFRGLYYGSYKAPREVTWIIGMLIYLAMMATAFMGYVLPWGQMSFWGATVITGLFGAIPGIGEPIQTWLLGGPAVDNATLNRFFSLHYLLPFVIAGLVIVHIWAFHTTGNNNPTGIEVRRTSKEEAEKDTLPFWPYFVIKDVFALAVILVVFFAVVGFMPNYLGHPDNYIEANPLATPAHIVPEWYFLPFYAILRAFTADVWVVMLVEWLSFGIIDAKFFGVLAMFGAIIVMVLVPWLDTSRVRSGRYRPQFKWWFWLLAVDFVVLMWVGAMPAEGIYPYIALAGSAYWFGYFLIILPLLGVTEKPEPMPQTIEQDFNEHYRADAHPAE
- a CDS encoding ribokinase, with amino-acid sequence MTIWNLGSINIDKAYRLRHMPRPGETLAATGFHKGLGGKGANQSLAAARAGASVVHLGAAARADDWVVGRLTASGVDTTHIVRHHDQATGHAIILLDDEGENSIVIHGGANRTLQLDQFKSAIARMKGGDFLLMQNETNLQVELAQIAAKRSVRVVYSAAPFDIDALRAVLPHISIIAVNEGEAAQLTDLLGGDPDVEGMLITRGAEGAEYRDLRDDRHFQVPAFAVDVVDTTGAGDCFAGYFVASLDRDEDIPSALRLAAAAAALKVTRRGAGDAIPKLAEVEQFLAEQS
- a CDS encoding fumarylacetoacetate hydrolase family protein, with translation MTHAISQPALTLDGADFPVRRIFCIGRNYADHAAEMGNEVDREKPFFFTKSAHALTAPGDVPYPPGTEDLHHEVELVLAIGTELDDASPEQAAAAIVGRAVGLDMTRRDLQGEAKDKRRPWDAAKDFDHSAIIAPLSSAAAGPGIRLSVNGAVRQDGALEQMIFSEAEIVAFLSSLYTLMPGDLIMTGTPAGVGAVTRGDSLHAEIDGLPVLDARIV
- the aroC gene encoding chorismate synthase — translated: MSYNTFGREFRFTTWGESHGPALGATVDGVPPGVKLDEAYIQQFMDRRRPGTSKHTTQRKEADAVRILSGVFEGLTTGTPIQLMIENTDQRSKDYGDIARAFRPGHADITYQMKYGHRDYRGGGRSSARETAARVAAGGVAQAVLAQLLPDLKITGYMVQMGALHLNREAFDAGAINDNPFFLPDATAVQDWSDYLDGIRKDQNSVGAAIEVLVQGCPAGLGAPVYAKLDTDLAAAMMSINAVKGVEIGEGMGAAAMTGTDNADEIRMGNQGPYFLSNHAGGILGGISSGQDIVVRFSIKPTSSITTPRRAINDKGEEIELITKGRHDPCVGIRAVPVAEAMAACVILDHLLMDRAQTGGVRGQIG
- the mutS gene encoding DNA mismatch repair protein MutS, which codes for MSDQPTPMMAQYLAIREANPGALLFYRMGDFYEMFFDDAVAAAAALDIALTKRGTHEGQPIPMCGVPFHAAESYLLTLIRKGFRVAIAEQMEDPAEAKKRGSKSVVARDVVRLVTPGTLTEEALLEARRHNFLAAFAQVRDQAALAWVDISTGAFQVMDCPMSRLAPELARLAPRELLAVDGSGLDDLAGDAGAALTGLPPGAFDSASGTRRLCALFKVETLDGFGAFSRAELSAMGAIVDYLELTQKGNLPLLRPPVRERASGAMQIDAATRRNLELTQALSGGREGSLLTAIDRTVTAAGARLLERRISAPSRDLALIHARQEAVAQLVEDARLSADLRAALALAPDMDRALSRLALDRGGPRDLAAIRAGLSQGAEIATRFPADAAQVLRQAVRDLTGHDALIQLLDDALVAEPPLLTRDGGFVAPDYDEDLDETRRLRDEGRGVIARMQSDYAALAGVQSLKIKHNNVLGYFIETTTTHAEKMMAPPLSETFIHRQTTANQIRFTTVELSELETRILNARDRALQIERAVFERLREAVLERAPQIGQAARALAEIDLAAGFADIASGESWTRPRVDDSRAFVIEGGRHPVVERALKRKAEAFVANDCDLTSGDTPAIWLLTGPNMAGKSTFLRQNALIAVLAQAGAFVPARRAHIGMVSQLFSRVGAADDLARGRSTFMVEMVETAAILNQADDHALVILDEIGRGTATWDGLSIAWAVMEHLHAANRCRALFATHYHEMTALTAKLDGVENATVTVREWEGEVIFLHEVRKGAADRSYGVQVARLAGLPASVVERAREVLDALESGEREGATRPAALIDDLPLFRAIPPAPAAATPKDNPVDLRMKDIHPDTLSPREALDLIYELKSLTGDTA
- a CDS encoding thiamine ABC transporter substrate-binding protein: MNTRILAAALLAASPAIAQDQPVLTVYAGDYIVSEWGPGPKIEEGFEAFCDCDLQFVTGDILPRILIEGEATEADIVFGLNTDVTARARASGLFAPHGQLTDDLSLPVEWTDDTFLPYNWGETAFVYDDTRLENPPASFAELLDAPDDLKIVIQDPRSSISGLALLLWVQGIYGDDAPEAWAKLAPKVLTVTKGWSESYGMFTDGEADMVLSYTTSPAYHIAAEDDLTKHAAIFPEGHYFMAELTAQLKGTDQPGLAQSFMDWVLTPEFQSTIPLANWSLPAKLAEADWPEVMRDLPRPEKTLFYSEDEAESLRKPALDEWLTAFSR
- a CDS encoding thiamine/thiamine pyrophosphate ABC transporter permease ThiP, producing the protein MADGVFPLRSGIGGAVTAALLAALILGTLTAVAVYAGGLSGLGRWDWQAVWFTVWQAVVSASLSALLAVPVARALARRDFPGRAVLVTLLGAPFILPVIVAIMGLISVFGRNGFLNDGLRAFGLPEISIYGWQGVILAHVFFNLPLSVRLILQGWQAIPSERFRLAASLGFAPGDIARHLERPMLRAVLPGVWLAVFLVCLTSFTVALALGGGPKAATVELAIYQAFRFDFDMGRAATLGLVQVALCLCAMALASRVTIPSAFGAGMDAAASWRGPRGWGRVVDVLAIGLATVFLLWPMLSVMADGIPRIAALDASVWAAALRSVIMALISAALALALGLTLALTIARGAGRWVEVAGMLPIIASPLVLGTGLYLILRAWVTPQQIALPVTVAINAVMALPFVLRALIPAARSLQADYGRLAASLDLQGWARLRLLTLPRLARPLGFSGGLAAALAMGDLGVITLFASDQPTLPLKLYQLMNSYRIADASACAVLLMVISFALFWLFDRGGRLA